A DNA window from Arachis duranensis cultivar V14167 chromosome 3, aradu.V14167.gnm2.J7QH, whole genome shotgun sequence contains the following coding sequences:
- the LOC107477134 gene encoding uncharacterized protein LOC107477134: MATYPPSSSSFSHLSAWNHVVPSPSSSCSYGGNSMAPTASASAIEQTPRHIPGVAVEWNLEEQAILEDGLARYAGVGSNVTVYATIAQQLQDKTVRDVALRVRWMKEKEKNIQNSKRRKDDLKLTKKSRNRKEKVSGHSSRLAAAGSDVASSVPRMATMKSTDCTSYKGQFKGQLPYHFSFYLPLEMLCICISLL; this comes from the exons ATGGCTACCTATCctccttcttcctcctccttctcacacttgagtgcTTGGAACCATGTTGTTCCATCACCATCTTCCTCATGCAGCTATGGCGGGAATTCCATGGCTCCGACCGCTTCTGCTTCGGCCATAGAGCAGACTCCGAGGCACATTCCTGGTGTAGCAGTTGAATGGAACCTTGAAGAACAAGCTATTCTTGAAGATGGACTTGCTAG GTACGCTGGTGTTGGTTCTAACGTAACAGTCTATGCGACCATAGCACAACAGCTGCAAGATAAGACAGTTAGGGATGTGGCGCTTCGAGTTCGGTGGATGAAGGAA aaagaaaaaaatattcaaaatagcAAGAGGAGGAAGGACGATCTTAAGTTGACCAAGAAAAGTAGAAATAGAAAG GAGAAAGTTTCAGGCCATTCTTCTCGTCTTGCTGCTGCTGGATCCGATGTTGCCTCATCAGTGCCACGAATGGCTACGATGAAAAGTACTGATTGTACTTCTTACAAAGGTCAGTTTAAAGGTCAGTTACCatatcatttttcattttatttaccTCTAGAAATGTTGTGTATCTGCATTTCCTTGCTTTAG